The genome window TAGACGGCCTTACTGCCGCCCTTTTTGCATTTCCTCTCTGCTTTTTACAGGAAAAACTCCCCGCGCTCTGTTCCAGCCGCGTAATTTACAATTTTCTGATCTCCCTGCTGGTCGGCTTGGCGCTTTGCGGCTGTGCCGCCCTGTTTCCAGTACTGCATATCGATAAGCTCATCATCGGCGATATTATGTTGCTGATTCCCGGCATCGCTATGACCAATGCTGTACGCGATATTCTGATCGGCGATACCATCGCAGGCATCATGCGGCTGGTAGAGACCCTGCTCTGGGCCGGCGCACTGGCCTGCGGCTTTATGATCGCTATCATGCTGATTTAAAGGAGGGCGCCCATGAATGAAATTCTAACGCAGCTGATCACTGCTTTTACCGGCTCTCTTGGATTCGCCCTGCTGTTTCATCTGCGGCGGCGTCTACTGACCTGCGCTTCGCTGGGCGGACTGCTCAGCTGGGCCGTTTATCTGGCCGGCGAATGGGCATTTAACAGCATTTTTATCGCCTGCCTGCTCGCTTCTGCCTTCGCGGCGCTCTACAGTGAAATTTTGGCCCGGCTTTTAAAGGCTCCGGCAACTGTCTTTTTCATCCCTACCATCGTCCCCTTGATTCCCGGAAGTACCTTATATTATACAATGAGTCATGCTGTGCAAAATGACTGGCCGCAGGCGAAGGCCTATGCCCTTTTAACGCTGCAGTATACGCTGTCTA of Lachnospiraceae bacterium contains these proteins:
- a CDS encoding threonine/serine exporter, translating into MNEILTQLITAFTGSLGFALLFHLRRRLLTCASLGGLLSWAVYLAGEWAFNSIFIACLLASAFAALYSEILARLLKAPATVFFIPTIVPLIPGSTLYYTMSHAVQNDWPQAKAYALLTLQYTLSIAIGISFVWALFYMLRKIKPRLR